One stretch of Emys orbicularis isolate rEmyOrb1 chromosome 5, rEmyOrb1.hap1, whole genome shotgun sequence DNA includes these proteins:
- the LOC135879324 gene encoding estradiol 17-beta-dehydrogenase 11-like, whose protein sequence is MNLFMELLLLLPIIIYSYIEAFVKLFIPVKRKSVSGELVLITGAGHGIGRVTAYEFANRQSRLVLWDINKHGIEETAAECRRLGATAHAFVVDCSKKEEIYSAAEKVKKDIGDVTILVNNAGVITTADLLSTQDHQIQKMFEVNILAHYWTTKAFLPAMMNNNHGHIVTVASAAGHLATSFMVTYSSSKFAAVGFHKALTQELSALGKDGIKTSCLCPVFTNTGFVKNPNVRLMKVLEPEKVANKLLEGILTNQKMIFVPSFLKIHVILEKILPEHAMAAVYKLQNIQFDAVVGYRNRVISD, encoded by the exons ATGAATCTCTTTATGGAGCTTTTGTTGCTTTTACCTATAATAATTTACTCCTACATAGAGGCTTTTGTGAAGCTTTTCATTCCTGTGAAGAGGAAGTCTGTCAGTGGAGAGCTTGTTCTCATTACCGGTGCTGGTCATGGAATTGGGAGAGTAACAGCCTATGAATTTGCCAATCGACAAAGCAGATTGGTTCTATGGGACATCAATAAG CATGGTATTGAGGAAACAGCAGCAGAGTGCAGAAGGCTGGGGGCCACAGCTCATGCTTTTGTGGTGGATTGCAGTAAAAAAGAGGAAATCTACAGTGCTGCAGAGAAG gtgaaaaaAGACATTGGAGATGTTACCATCTTGGTAAATAATGCAGGAGTGATTACAACTGCCGATCTGCTCTCAACTCAGGACCATCAGATACAAAAAATGTTCGAGGTCAACATTCTCGCTCATTACTGG ACTACAAAAGCATTTCTGCCAGCAATGATGAACAACAACCATGGCCATATTGTCACTGTTGCTTCAGCAGCTGGTCATTTGGCAACTTCTTTCATGGTGACTTACAG TTCAAGCAAGTTTGCTGCAGTTGGATTTCATAAAGCCCTAACACAAGAACTTTCTGCATTGGGAAAGGATGGAATAAAAACATCATGCCTTTGTCCTGTTTTTACAAATACTGGCTTTGTCAAAAATCCAAATGTAAG ATTAATGAAAGTTTTGGAGCCAGAGAAGGTTGCAAATAAACTGCTAGAGGGGATATTGACCAACCAGAAAATGATTTTTGTTCCATCATTTCTGAAGATACATGTAATATTGGAAAA GATTCTTCCAGAGCATGCCATGGCAGCAGTGTACAAGCTGCAGAATATTCAATTTGATGCAGTTGTTGGATACAGAAACAGGGTCATAAGTGATTAG